In Leptospira sp. WS58.C1, a single genomic region encodes these proteins:
- a CDS encoding nucleoside-diphosphate kinase: MARTFIMIKPDGVKNKHVGDILQRIEKEGFKILGLKYLKLSLEDAKQFYKVHSARPFYNDLCSYMSSGPIVAAALERDNAVQHWRDVIGATDPKEAAAGTIRALFAESKEANAVHGSDSDDNAALEISFFFKGNELF; the protein is encoded by the coding sequence ATGGCTAGAACATTTATCATGATCAAACCCGACGGAGTAAAAAACAAACATGTCGGCGATATCCTACAAAGGATCGAAAAAGAAGGATTCAAAATTTTAGGACTAAAATACCTTAAACTTTCGCTGGAAGACGCAAAACAATTCTATAAAGTACATTCAGCTCGTCCTTTCTATAACGACCTTTGCAGCTATATGTCTTCCGGACCGATCGTTGCAGCCGCTTTAGAGAGAGACAATGCGGTCCAACATTGGAGAGACGTGATCGGAGCAACCGATCCTAAAGAAGCTGCTGCAGGAACGATCAGAGCCTTATTTGCGGAAAGTAAAGAAGCGAACGCAGTACATGGTTCCGATTCCGATGACAATGCTGCATTAGAGATCAGCTTCTTTTTCAAAGGGAACGAGCTGTTCTAA
- a CDS encoding molybdopterin-dependent oxidoreductase: MKIAKNEFVNTKNGFRSTCSYCGVGCGVLIQKESETGFTVQGDPDHPANKGMLCSKGLNLHHTVLDKSDRLLYPMARNPKTGELQKTDWDSALGEIASRFKNLINEYGPDSVGFYVSGQLLTEEYYVVNKLTKGFLNTNNIDTNSRLCMSSAVVGYKMSLGEDSVPISYDDIEIADCFLIAGANPAWCHPILFRRIEDRKNSDPNVKIIVIDPRKTESCENADLHLQIIPGTDILLFNAIARSLIETGGLDPNFIKSHTEGFEELKEKVFSISMKEYADSCGVPEESIRNAASLIANAKGFLTLWAMGLNQSVVGVNKNLALINLNLITGKIGKPGSGPFSLTGQPNAMGGREVGGLCNLLPAHRNLADESHRKEVADFWGVESIRDKPGYSATEMFENLKSGKMKAIWIVCTNPTVSLPDARTVEAGLRNAELVVVQDISNRHESIPFAHFVLPAAGWTEKQGTMTNSDRRITYLPKIFNPPGDAKADTWILTEFAEKMGFGPSFHYKNEEEVFLEHCMLTKGTNLDIAGLDYSILQEKRSVQWPFPSKDHEGTPRLFSDGKFYRPGGKAKIHSVEPEDTSEKTNETFPLILTTGRIRDQWHTMTRTGKVRKLKEHKKEPYLEIHPIDAKKRKILDSQIVEVKNERGSVRVRATITESIRQGTVFLPMHWGRKNGNDEARANNLTSSKFDPFSKQPGFKISAVEVLPYKKPKEKILIIGGGNGTLAFLRKFRAISPEDEITVLCKEEHPFYNRILLPDLISGDKQFSQLSAVSEEEIESWNIEVKPSVSVSEILPEGKKVRDSQGILYSYNKLIIATGSRPSIPKYIPEKMLGVFSLRSKNDADRIKGFFVPNTHALIVGGGLLGLELAAALRSLDVKVTILVRTDRLMSKQLDEISGEILRREVEARGIRILFDTEISKVYGSERLESVKFRDGSSIRPDGIVFAVGTVPNLELAKEAGLNCKSGILVNDFLQSSDPDIYALGEVAEHSTGMYGTVAATEEQAEFAAWHIYGYKIASYSGSMHSNLLKIPGLELVSLRLPDVPMDEAGPEYEEIVFFDKRKGRYKKCIIKGDRLVGAILVGDKSEFSEFKTMISSGIELGDKRDKLLTGSSPLKPPIGALVCSCNGVGKGNIEEEIRNGVCDLKTLSEQTGAGTGCGSCRPEILKIIRETEAFAPV; encoded by the coding sequence ATGAAAATTGCTAAAAATGAATTTGTGAATACAAAAAACGGATTTAGAAGTACTTGTTCTTACTGCGGAGTCGGATGCGGAGTATTGATTCAGAAAGAGAGTGAAACCGGTTTTACCGTCCAAGGAGATCCGGATCATCCCGCGAATAAGGGAATGCTCTGTTCCAAAGGGTTGAATTTGCATCACACCGTTCTGGATAAGAGCGACAGGCTTTTATACCCAATGGCAAGAAATCCTAAAACGGGAGAATTACAAAAAACGGATTGGGACTCTGCGTTAGGAGAGATTGCTTCCCGTTTTAAAAATTTGATCAACGAATACGGACCCGATTCCGTCGGTTTCTATGTTTCCGGACAATTATTGACGGAAGAATATTACGTCGTGAATAAACTGACCAAAGGTTTTTTAAATACGAATAATATAGATACAAACTCAAGACTCTGTATGAGTTCGGCAGTTGTAGGTTATAAGATGTCCTTAGGTGAGGATAGCGTTCCGATATCGTACGACGATATAGAGATTGCGGATTGTTTTTTGATAGCAGGAGCCAATCCTGCTTGGTGTCATCCGATTCTTTTTAGAAGAATAGAAGATAGAAAGAATTCAGACCCAAATGTAAAGATCATAGTGATTGATCCTAGAAAGACCGAAAGTTGTGAAAACGCTGACTTACATCTTCAAATTATACCCGGAACCGATATATTATTATTCAATGCTATTGCAAGAAGTCTGATAGAGACGGGCGGATTAGATCCGAATTTTATAAAATCTCATACCGAAGGTTTTGAAGAGCTGAAAGAAAAAGTTTTTTCTATCAGTATGAAAGAATATGCGGATTCTTGCGGAGTACCGGAAGAATCCATCAGGAACGCTGCAAGTCTCATCGCAAATGCAAAAGGATTCTTAACTCTTTGGGCAATGGGTTTGAACCAAAGTGTCGTAGGAGTTAATAAAAATTTAGCCTTAATTAATCTGAATTTGATTACAGGAAAGATCGGCAAACCGGGTTCCGGCCCATTCTCCTTAACCGGTCAACCGAATGCGATGGGCGGAAGAGAAGTCGGAGGACTATGTAATCTTTTACCTGCTCATAGAAATCTTGCGGATGAAAGTCATAGAAAAGAAGTGGCGGATTTTTGGGGAGTGGAATCCATTCGGGACAAGCCCGGTTATTCTGCTACGGAGATGTTTGAAAATCTCAAGAGCGGAAAGATGAAAGCCATCTGGATCGTTTGTACAAATCCCACGGTAAGTCTTCCCGACGCAAGGACAGTAGAAGCGGGACTTCGAAATGCCGAACTAGTAGTTGTGCAGGATATTTCCAATCGACATGAATCCATTCCATTCGCTCATTTTGTTCTACCTGCTGCCGGTTGGACAGAAAAGCAAGGCACCATGACCAACTCAGATAGGAGAATAACGTATCTGCCTAAAATTTTCAATCCTCCCGGCGATGCAAAGGCGGATACTTGGATACTGACAGAGTTTGCGGAGAAGATGGGATTCGGTCCTTCTTTCCACTATAAGAATGAAGAAGAAGTTTTTCTGGAACATTGTATGCTTACTAAGGGTACTAATCTGGATATTGCAGGATTGGATTATTCTATCTTACAAGAAAAAAGATCCGTACAATGGCCTTTTCCTTCCAAGGACCATGAGGGAACTCCTCGATTATTTTCTGACGGAAAGTTTTATCGTCCGGGGGGAAAAGCAAAAATACATTCAGTCGAACCTGAGGATACTTCCGAAAAAACGAACGAAACCTTTCCTTTAATTCTTACTACCGGCAGGATCAGAGACCAATGGCATACGATGACCCGCACGGGAAAGGTGCGAAAGCTTAAGGAACATAAAAAGGAACCTTATCTAGAGATCCATCCGATCGATGCAAAAAAAAGAAAGATCCTTGATTCCCAGATCGTAGAAGTCAAAAACGAAAGAGGCAGTGTTCGAGTTAGAGCAACGATTACGGAAAGTATCCGACAAGGTACCGTGTTCTTACCTATGCACTGGGGAAGAAAGAACGGAAACGATGAGGCAAGAGCGAACAATCTCACAAGCTCTAAGTTCGATCCATTTTCCAAACAGCCCGGGTTTAAAATTTCCGCAGTGGAAGTCCTTCCTTATAAAAAACCTAAGGAAAAAATACTGATTATAGGAGGAGGCAATGGTACTCTCGCTTTCCTTAGAAAGTTCAGAGCTATCTCTCCTGAGGATGAGATCACAGTCTTATGCAAGGAAGAACATCCATTTTATAACCGTATTCTATTGCCCGATCTTATCAGTGGAGATAAACAATTCTCCCAATTATCTGCGGTGAGCGAAGAGGAAATAGAATCCTGGAATATAGAAGTAAAACCTTCCGTCTCCGTTTCCGAGATCCTTCCGGAAGGAAAGAAGGTCAGAGATTCCCAAGGTATTTTATATTCTTATAATAAACTGATCATTGCCACAGGCAGCAGACCTTCTATCCCTAAATATATCCCGGAGAAGATGTTAGGGGTTTTCAGTCTTCGTTCAAAAAACGATGCGGACCGTATTAAAGGATTTTTTGTTCCGAATACTCATGCGTTGATCGTAGGCGGGGGTTTGCTCGGCTTAGAGCTTGCTGCCGCATTAAGATCCTTGGATGTAAAGGTGACCATTCTTGTGAGAACGGATCGATTAATGTCCAAACAATTGGATGAGATCTCGGGAGAAATTTTAAGAAGAGAAGTAGAAGCAAGAGGAATACGGATCTTATTCGATACTGAAATCTCAAAAGTATACGGATCGGAAAGATTGGAGAGTGTTAAGTTCAGAGACGGTTCCAGCATTCGTCCGGATGGGATCGTATTTGCAGTCGGTACGGTTCCAAATTTGGAACTAGCGAAAGAAGCAGGACTGAATTGTAAGTCCGGGATTTTAGTGAATGACTTCTTACAATCCAGCGATCCGGATATTTATGCGTTAGGAGAAGTCGCTGAACATTCTACCGGAATGTATGGAACCGTTGCTGCCACGGAAGAGCAGGCCGAGTTCGCCGCTTGGCATATATACGGATATAAGATCGCTTCATATTCCGGCTCGATGCATTCTAATCTTTTAAAAATACCGGGTTTGGAATTAGTTTCCTTAAGATTGCCTGATGTACCGATGGACGAGGCAGGTCCCGAATACGAAGAGATCGTATTTTTCGATAAAAGAAAGGGCCGTTATAAAAAATGTATCATTAAGGGAGACCGTTTGGTTGGAGCGATTTTAGTCGGAGACAAGTCCGAATTTTCGGAATTTAAAACGATGATCTCCTCAGGAATCGAGTTAGGAGATAAAAGAGATAAACTTTTGACAGGATCTTCTCCACTTAAACCCCCGATAGGGGCATTGGTCTGTTCTTGTAATGGAGTAGGAAAAGGGAATATAGAAGAAGAGATCCGAAACGGTGTCTGCGATCTCAAGACTCTTTCCGAGCAGACCGGAGCGGGAACGGGCTGTGGAAGTTGTAGGCCTGAGATACTGAAAATAATAAGAGAGACCGAAGCATTCGCTCCGGTTTGA
- a CDS encoding nitrate/nitrite transporter, whose product MKKFREFLSIGHFPSLVSSFLYFDFSFMVWMLLAALGVFISEEFKLGPAQKGMLVSVPLLGGTLLRIPLGLLSDRYGSKIVGLSGMGITMFTLLMGWKFANTLPEVFVVGLLLGTAGASFAVALPLASRWYPKEYQGLVMGIAGAGNSGSVIATFFAPDLARNFGWHAVFGLALIPLAFAFVFFLIFAKDCPGTISKKPLKQYLVPIKSRDALFFCLLYSVTFGGFVGIASFLPIFFHDQYGVDKVTTGLYTSYCILGASLVRPIGGYLSDKFGGVTVLLTVFAGVASCLIAVSWLPTVGIILPIFVTLMIFLGLGNGSVFQLVPLRFSKEIGIITGFIGAFGGLGGFFVPNLLGSLKAVSGSFSIGFVVLSVVVALSAFLLFMMNTYVWERNRKNESLELESA is encoded by the coding sequence ATGAAAAAGTTTCGTGAATTTCTATCTATCGGTCACTTTCCATCGCTTGTGAGCTCCTTTCTATACTTTGATTTCAGCTTCATGGTATGGATGTTGCTCGCCGCTTTGGGTGTTTTTATTTCAGAAGAATTCAAACTAGGTCCTGCTCAGAAAGGTATGTTGGTTTCCGTTCCTCTATTAGGAGGAACATTATTAAGAATTCCTTTAGGGCTGCTTTCTGATCGTTACGGATCAAAGATTGTCGGTTTGTCAGGAATGGGGATCACAATGTTCACCCTTTTGATGGGTTGGAAATTTGCGAATACTCTTCCTGAAGTGTTCGTGGTTGGATTATTATTAGGAACGGCTGGCGCAAGCTTTGCAGTGGCGCTTCCTTTAGCCAGTAGATGGTATCCTAAAGAATACCAAGGTTTAGTAATGGGTATCGCAGGTGCCGGAAATAGCGGATCTGTGATCGCAACATTCTTCGCTCCTGATCTTGCAAGAAATTTCGGGTGGCATGCCGTTTTCGGCCTCGCTCTTATTCCATTAGCTTTTGCCTTCGTATTCTTCTTAATTTTTGCGAAAGATTGTCCGGGAACAATTTCCAAAAAACCTTTAAAACAATATTTAGTACCGATCAAATCGAGAGACGCTTTATTCTTCTGTTTACTGTATAGCGTAACGTTCGGCGGTTTCGTAGGTATAGCCAGCTTTCTTCCCATCTTCTTTCATGATCAATACGGTGTGGATAAGGTTACTACAGGATTATACACCTCTTATTGTATCTTAGGTGCAAGTCTGGTTCGCCCGATCGGAGGATATCTTTCCGACAAATTCGGAGGAGTTACAGTTTTACTAACCGTATTCGCAGGAGTCGCATCTTGTTTGATAGCCGTCTCTTGGTTACCAACTGTCGGGATCATACTTCCGATTTTCGTAACTCTAATGATCTTTTTAGGATTAGGGAACGGTTCCGTATTCCAGCTCGTACCTCTTAGATTCAGCAAAGAAATCGGGATTATCACGGGATTTATCGGAGCATTCGGAGGTTTAGGAGGATTTTTCGTTCCGAATCTATTAGGAAGTCTGAAAGCGGTTTCGGGCTCTTTTTCAATAGGATTCGTCGTTCTGTCAGTGGTGGTTGCGTT